A region of the Burkholderiales bacterium genome:
CCCACCGCACGTAAGAATTAAGGTTATTACTCAACCACACGTCACCTCGAGTGATTTTTTCCGATATCGTTCGCCCATCGTGCATATTATTAATCTGGTTAGGGATCACCATTGAAACCGTTGGGAGCTTCGAAAAATCTGAAGGAAACATATCAAACGGCATGTTCTCATCGGGCGGCAAATTCTTGCCCTGCCAGTTTACTGCGGGATTATGCTTCCGGGCGTAAAGATCATTCGCGGCGAAGCACCCTTCGTAGCCAACGGAAGGTATCGCCTCCGCGTACATGCCGAAACTCAAACCCTTCTTCCGCAGCTCGTTCGCAAGATTATCCCCCGTGACATTGACCGGGCACTCGTTATTCGTCACGTCGTGAGTTGACCCGGAAAACAGCGCAAGATAATTCGGCTGACTTGGATGTGTAATCGCAAATGAATTGTCGAACAAAGCGCCGTCACGGGCCAGTTGATTTAGGTACTTTGCGGCCTTGTTGCCGATAATTTGCCCATAGGACTTGTTCTCCTCGATGACAATTACGATGTGATCCGGGCGCGGGACTTGCCCGATCGCGGGTGTTGCTTGTTCTTCACCATAAGCGTGTCCACAAATTATCAACGGGTTACATAGGGCCGTTGCATAGACGGCCGCGCGAATTAATTTACGATGGTTTGTTATTGAGACAGGCCGCATCCGAGAAGAACTCAAAATGCCCGACGCAATGTTGTTATTGCTGCATGCGCGGGGTTGCGTTCTTATTTCAGCCCGGCGTTTTCAGATACCGCTAAAGCGATCGCGGTCCAATCCATATCCTGCCTGCCTTGTGCGCTCGAAGCCAGCAGGCGGTCTCGCAACAGGCTGGCCAAAGGCATCGGCACCTGGCTTGCTTGAGCGGTGTTGAGGGCCAAGCCGATGTCCTTCAGGCCCAGCGCCAGCTTAAATCCGGGCGGAGTGTACCTTTCTTCAGCGATGATCCTGCCGTAGTTTACATAAATTGGACAGGCGAAAATTGTCTGCGCGAAAAAACCGGCTAGCGCACCACGGTCGACATGATTCTTCTGACCCAAGGCCAGCGCTTCGGCTAATGCTTCAATTGCGGAAGCGATTAAAAAGTTGCCCGCAAGCTTAACCACGTTGGCTGCGCCGGGGTCCTCGCCGAAATAATGCACGCCCTGCCCGAGTGCCTGCAGCACGGGTGTTGCAGTTGCATAGGCTGCCTTGGGGCCGGAAACGCAGATCCATAGTTTGCGGTCCGCCGCGGCCTCGGGGCGGCCGAACACCGGCGCCGCCAGATACAGGCTGCCGTTTTGCTCGTGCGCAGTAGCGAGCTTCCTTGCGGTCTCAGGCGAAATTGTGCTCATGGAAATGTGCACGCCGCCTTTGCCCAGCACTTTGACAATACCGTTAGTACCAAGGACCACCTCTTCCAGCGCCGCGTCGTTGGCAAGCATGGTGACGACCATTCCCCCCGGCACGACCACGCCCGCAGGCCGCTTTGCAACTTGCGCACCTTCGCGAGCCAGGCTCTCTGTCTTGGCTAGAGTGCGGTTATAGACGCAAACCTTAAATCCGCCCTTAAGAATGTTGCGAGCCATGGGCTCGCCCATTTGCCCTAAGCCGATAAATCCGATTGATTTGGTCATGGCTCTCCTCGATTGACTAACATTTAATGATCATAACCCCGAAACAATGGGGGAGCATTTCTTGCCAACGCTGAATGTCCAAGTGAATTTTACAGCCTTAAGAATATTTCGTCTCCTCGCCGATTCTCCCTACGGTGCATCATTCCCCAATTGGAATTTCCATGCTGAAGTTCTCAGCGCACTTCCTCCATGCACTTCGGCAAAATAATGCGTGTCACTCAACCAATTTTAGGTTAAGTTGATGAATACGATTTGACTGCGGCAAATTTGTGTTCATTAATGTAAGCTGTAATGTTGATTTACGGTAGACCAAGCGGGAAGCGCGATGGAAAAACAGCAATTTGATTCTTTGCGGCAGCAGATGATTGCCGAGGTTGTCGCGGAAACTGTGTTTCTCACATCACAGCTGGGAAAGGCCGCGCTCAACGCACGCGTGATCGAGGTAATGAGCAAGATTCCGCGCCACGAGTTCGTCCCGCTGGAACTGCAACCGTATGCGTATCTCAACCGGCCGCTGCCCATCGGGTACGACAAAACCATTTCTCAGCCGTTCATCGTCGCGCTCATGACTGACCTTCTCGAGCCGCAGCCCGGCGATTCCGTGCTGGAAGTGGGCGCGGGGGTCGGCTATCAGGCCGCGATTCTGTCGGAGTTGGTAAAGCACGTCTACGGAATTGAACTCATCGATGAGCTCGCCCGCAACGCCCGACGCCGGCTCCAGCGTCTTGGATACCACAACATCGAAGTGCACATCGGCAATGGCTATTACGGCTGGCCGGACCACGCACCGTTCGACAAGATCATGGTCACTGCGGCGCCTGACCTCATCCCGCCGCCACTGATCGCGCAGCTGAAACCCGGCGGCAAAATGGTGATCCCCACAGGTATACCCGACAATCAGCAACTGGTGCTTGTGGAGAAAGCGGAAAGCGGCAAGCTGGTTACCACGGAGATATTGCCGGTACGCTTCTCGCCACTCGATGAAAGCGGCGACACCGCAGGAACATTGTCAAGTTAACGAACATCGTGCAATTCCGGTGAAAGCGAACGCGCTATTTCCTGCGGGACGCCGAGCTACGACAAACTTCCGGTAGACGAAAACATTCGACGCTTCCAACCTCACGCGGCCGAAATGATTACTAGATTTATTTCCGCCCCGGACTTATTACCGAGCGCACTATTTCTTTCTAGCGATAAAATTGGGCACTTCAGGCACCACGCCTACGCCATTGGCTCCATGGCAGGCGATACAGTTCCCTTGAAAGATTTGCCGGCCGATCCTACCTGGGCCACTCTGCCCGCCCAACATCACCAAGGGCCAATGTATTTCCTGTAAGCTTGAATCCAATTGGTACTCATTTCCTGTTGTGCCTGGTCAAGCGTCACATTCATATTGCAAACGAGCTCATGCAACCTGTATTCCAGTTTGTCCTTTCGTGAAGCGGACCAGTGACCGTTCCTGGGTTCAGGCCAAAGATTTTTGGGGTCGGTCGGATTGCCGCCTATTCCCAGCGAGATGAGATGGTCCTCCTCAAAAGCCTTAGGATTGGCGTGTCCATAACCGTACTGCGCTATTTGTTTTTTCTTTAGGCGATTGGTGTAGTTGGCGGGTGGCCGAATGGTTTTTGTGTATCCCCTAATGCAGATGGTATTTTGAATGTTGTTTTGCGTAACATCCGGATTTTTCGTACCCGGCGTCAACCGGTGGTCAGGAAGCTCACCGCCTGAGGCGACACCGATCGACAGGAACAATAGTAATAGAGCACCCCAACAAAGCACGTTTCGGATTTCAGGCTGCCGGCCTTGCATTTCCGCTGCGCAACGCTAAATGCCTGGATTCGGATCCTAAGCGATTTAGAAAATGCTTCGAATGCGAACTCAGGCTGTCTTTAATTGCGCGCCGCGGCCATCTGCCCTCATGCCGCGCTCCCCAGCACCCGCACTTCGTGTTGCGGAAATGGGATGACAATGTTCCTGCTGCGAAAGGTTTCCACGATCGTCTTCTTGAGTTCGGCTCCCGCCGCGTAGTAATCCGGCACGTTGGCCCATGGCTTCACCGAAATGTTGATCGAGGATTGTGCGAACGCGCTCACCGCAATAATGGGAGCCGGTTCTTTCAGTATCCGCGGATTGTTCTGCAATATCTCGCCGATCACCGAAAGAGCTTTGTTCAGGTCGGTATCGTAGGCAACACCAACCAAGATATCGAGCTGCCTAATTTTTCCGTAGTTGTGCAGGACCTCGCCGACAATCTTGCGGTTCGGGATAATCACTTGCGACAGATCCGGGTGACTCAACACTGTGCTGAACAGACTGATTTTTTCAACCTGGCCTTCTTCGCCGGCGATCGATATGTATTCGCCGACGCGGAACGGCCGGGTAAAGATGATGGTCAATCCCGCCACCATATTTCCAAGCACGCCTTGCATCGCTAAAGCGACACCGGCGCCGGCCACGCCGAGGCCTGCGATCAAAGGCAGCAGTTCCACTCCAAGGTTCTGCAGCGCCATAATCGCGAACAAGACCAGAACGAAGATGCGCACGATCCGAACCAGCAGCTCGCGAACCGGTGGTTCAAGACTGAGTTTTTTGAGACCGTTATCGACGATCGTGCCAGTCCAGCGCCCCGCGAAAACGCCGACGACAATTATCGCCGCGGCAACCAGTGCCCGCGGTCCGAACTGGATCGCCAAATCCATGGCCGTGCGTTTCGCGTGTTCCAGCGTTGCAAGTTCTTCGCTCATAGGCGTCCTTTCCTAGTACCCGTGACGCACATTGGCCGCAGAATTACTTGAGCAGCCCCTTGAGTTCCCCGCCGACCGATCCTGCGCTTTTCTCGACGCTCTCAACTGTTTTACCAAGATTAAGTGAGCGGGCTTCCTTGGTTACGCTTTGGGTGATCGCGGCCAGCACTTCCCCGGTAACCTCGCCGGCAGTTGCGCCATTCGATTTCTTGCCGATATCGCGCAGATGCAGATCGGGCAGCGATACCGATTCCGTCTTGCCTTTGAGCATTTCAGTACTCACTTCGACCTTGCCGTCCTTCACATAGAGATTTTCAATTATGAATTTCTTACCCGAACTCTTCCCTTTGGATTCGCTCGTTCCGCGAAGGCTTGCGCCAACGTAGCGGTCGACGTTGTGCTTGATGACGTCGAGATTGCTGCCGCTCGGTCCGTAATCGTAGGCGATATCCGGCTTGATAATCGAGATGTCCTTGATCAGAACCACATCCTTGGTGAGCGAGGCGATATCGAGCTTCATGCTGATTTCGCTGAGTGACAGCGCATGCTCGGTGTTAAAGCCTTTAGGATTTCCAATCACCAGGCCGCGAAGCGACGCCGTGCCGTCGGCGGGCAGGATTTTCACGCTCGAGAGCCTGACCGAGACGCCGGTAATCTGCGGTCCGTATTCGCGAATCGCTGAGGCAACCACCGAATCGAGCGAGGTGTAGAGCCACCAGACCGTACCGGCGATCACCAGCAGCACGACAACTGCAATTCCCAGCAAAACTTTTTTCATGGCTTTCTCCGTTAAAGTCCAGATTAAATCGAGGGCTCGGCACAGGCCGCATTCGTCTCACCGGCCACAGGAAAAGTATGCCGGAAATGCCGGAAGAAAGGAAAGCAAAAATATATGCCGGTCTCACGGCGAAACTGTCGGCGTGCCGCAGTGCAACTAACTGTGCCGGATCGCATTTTGCGTGGAGTATCCATCGTGCAGGCATTTTTTAAGAGCTAGAAAATTTTCCGTCGTAGTGAATTTTGCTCACCTGCGAACCACGAGGAAAAAAGCAACTGAAATGCTATTTTACCCTTTTCAAAATTGAATTGTCTCTGCGTGTGAGAGTAGTACTAAAATTCCCCCGCAACTAGAATTCCAATCAAAAATGCCATGCAAACACTAGACGACTATTTGCGCCCCAACCTCGATATTATTTCGATCGGACTCAATCCGTCCGTGTACTCGGTTAAGTCGGGGTTTTATTTCGCGCGACCGCAAAACCGCTTCTGGCAAGCCTTCAACGCGTCGCGACTCGCAGAACAGGAATTGACTCCGGGTAAGACTGCCATGACAATTTTGCTGCGCGACCACGGGATCGGATTCACAGATCTGGTGAAGCGTCCTACTTCCGGGGCCGCCCAGATCAAACCAGCCGACTTCCGTAAGTGGGCACCGCTCCTGCGCGACAAGCTGATACACCACCAGCCACGCATCGCTTGGTTTCATGGAAAGATGGCCTATAGAAATTACTTGCTTTATGCCGAAGGCCGGAAAATTAACTTTACCTGGGGCCAACAGGTTGCGGTCATCGGACGTTCCGCGGTATTCGTCACCCCTAACCCAAGCCCGGCCAATGCGGTGTTCTCGCTTGCGGAATTGATCAAATGGTACTCTCGGCTGAAAACCTTGCGCGATGAACTGTGCAGAAATGCAAATTTGAAATAGACTTCAAGACAGCTATTTTCATCGGAAGGTCAGTCTTGAATATCAAAGTTTAAGCGCCTTAAAACAAATCCGGCGTTTGCGTTGGAAATAATCGCGCGTCTATTTATTTGCCTGCCCCGCCAAAAGCGTTGGCGTGAAATCCCAATCCAGAGTTTGTACCAACCCGCGATTTGATCTGGTTAAGCGCAGCACCTTCAGCAACTATTTTTGGTCTTCTATCGCATCAGCCCCGCGCGCCTGCTCGCGGGCGCTCCAATCCCTTGCGATCCCAATTGCCCAGGGAAGCCCCGGCGTCATAGGTGCTTTGGCAGAAATCGAGCAATGATGCGCTTGGCGATTCGGCTTTCCGAACCTCCTCGTACATCAAAATGAATTCACCAAGCTGCTTGTGGTAGAAAGCCGCATCCGGCCGGACACGCGCCTCCTTAAACCCCTGCGGTTCGGGTACCGTGTAGGAATAAAAGGCTGCGTCCTTGATATCTCCGCTGCCGGGCCAAAAACCGACACTGCTCACTTCGTGCGAATAGGCTTCCCGCGTCATTGCGTCGGCACCGGGTTTTTCGGGCGCTCGCCGGCCCGAGAAGCGGCTGACCGCAAGGTCGAAGCTTCCCCAGAAGAAATGCACCGGGCTGCACTTGCCGATAAATCCCGACCTGAATCGGCCGAAGACTGCATCCACCGACAATAAGATGCGCCAGAATTTCTCCACCGATACGGCATCGTACGACGCGTGTAACCGATCCTGGTCGAAAGGAATCGGATCGGGAATTTCGACCGGCATGTGCCAAATTTTGACTTCAATTCCTACGGACCGAAGCATTTTCATGAATTCCTGATAGAAATCGGCCACTGCGCGGGGAGCAAGCGGCAGTGTTTTCAGCACTCCGTCACTCGTCTCCAGCACAAGTTGATGGCGTCTGAAGTCGAAGCAGAGCTCAAATGACCTTTCGCCATACGGAATGCGCGACGTAGTCAGGCCCTGGGCGGTTACGTACAGCGGAACATTCCACCAATGGTTGATGAGCGGCGTCAGACCCAGCCGAACCTTGCCCACGATCTGGGTCCACATGTGGAGCGTGGCACAGGTATCTTTCCACGAGTCCAGTGCCAGTGCGGGCCAGCATTCCGGTTTGTCTGCAACAAAGGACACCATAGTTTGAGCCCTACACGATTTCGCGCGGCGATGAGCAGCCCCCGCTACATCCCGCGATACGAGGCGCAACATTTAACTGCATTTGGGATTTGCATTTCGCTCCCTCCGGTCACTCCATTGCGCGAAATGGGCGGTGTACTTCGGCCAGCAGGACTCGATTTTTTTGATGCGCTAAACGCCAGGAGTGACATTAGGATATTTCAAATGCGATTCGTCTCGCGCCTTAGTGCTGCCACGCGTTGTACCAATTTGACCAGCCGGGTCTCGCTTTAACGCGCATAAGGTCTGAAGAGAGGTTACCGCAGATAAGGCATCTCCTATTCCGATTTCTCCCATCCATGCAAGCTGAATCCAGTTGCGCTCGCGAAGGTAACGGCTCAGATATCCAATCCTAAAATACTTGTTGCTCATTTTTTGCCCGATTTCCACGCTATCAAGCTCGGGAGGCAATGCGATCGTAACAACGAATGGCGCCGAATCCGCTCCGTCACCTATCACTTTGAATCCCTCACTGATGAGAGCCTTGCGAATAGTAGAGGACAATACAATTTGCCGTTCAAGATTTTTCTCGTTGAAATGATCAAGTGCCGTAGCTAAGGCTTGAATAAGGGTGGAAGAATGCGTAAATGGGATGCTCTCGTTCGCTGCATACAAAGCAAGATCCAGATATCTGGGAATCGCGCCCCCGCTATGCAAGACTCCTTCCTTGTGAAATACAAAAGCCAGTCCAGGCAATGCCGCCAATCCTTTGCCACTAACTGCTGAAGCAAATGTAACGTCGCGCAGATCTACCTCGACATTGCAAAATGAACTCACGCAATCCAGTATTGGGTTAGCTCCTAATTTCTTGGCTAACCGGCTAAATTTGGTCAAGTCGTTGAGAATTCCAGTTGAAGTTTCACAGTGCACCATCCAGATCCAATGCAATTTTTTGTTGCCCGAAACTTGACGCGCAACAGATTCAAAGTCGAACGTCTCCCCCCATTTTATTTTGTAAGCGCTGAATTTCAAATTTGCACGTTTCGCATGATCAATTAAACGGTCACCGAACTCTCCGTTGGAAAGTACGACGCCCTGACCCTCAATAAAGCGCAATTGCTGAGCAATAGCATCATTCGCCAACGTGCCGCTGCCAAGCATTACTTGCACAACTTCGGCTCGCGCAATTTTAATCAGGCGCTCGCGGCAGTTTTCGAGCACCGCTACAACCTCGGGTGAACGATGCGGCTGGAGTGACGTGGCGGCTGCCCTAATTACATCAGGATGCACTTGCGCCAGACTTGGTAGCATGCATTTATACGAGTTGTCAGTATCGGCAATTGGTGCTTCGTCTTGCGACTCGAGCCAAGCTACCTTTAGCCCTTCTATTGCTATCCCCATGGGCTGAAAAAATGCGCCTGGTTTCCCGATGAGCGGTCCAAAGGGTACAAACCCTAGGTGGAGGTATAGCCTGATTTGTCTGGTACTCCCTGAAATCAAGGCGTAATCCAGGTTACGTTTTCTGCATACATTTAGAAGTTCACGAAAAAGGCCGGGTAAAACATGCTTGTGTCTATATCCCTTTTGCACCGCCAAAAGTCGTAGCTCGCATACGGATCGGTTTGGCGGGATGTACCGGTCAAGATCGGGAAGTTTCTCGTCAAGAGAAAATGGCCTGACTGCGCGTACGGCGATCATGCCCACAACATTTGGGCCGTCCTTGCAAATAACATACTCGTTTTCGGAGTGAAATCTATCAATCAATCTTCCGTCATCTTTCGGAGGATGCTGCGGAATCTCGCCCGTGAAAGTTTGGTGATTTAATCGATAAATCTGATCAAATTCGTCGGGTGCTTTAGCCGACCCAAACTCCAGATGTGCAGTTTTGTTCTTCATCAAGTTCCTCCTTGGCCAGATCGTCCGTCACCCTGAAAAAGCCCATGGCGATGAGTCCAACTAAGAATTGCAAGGATGGCAACGCAAAATGCGGTCGCTCGGGCCGAATTTACCAGCATGGGGCTAAGCAAGATTCCGCTTCCAAACGCGATTAAAGCGCTTTTTTCAATTTTTTGAATCAAAATTCGAGACACTAAATAAGCCAAAGCGACAACGGCTAAAACGGCAGGCTGCCAAACCATGAGTGCCCCGGCGGCGGGCGCCACCCCCCTACCACCATCAAACCTTAATTGTGCCGGCCACACGTGACCCATTACCACAGCTGTCGCAGCAACACCGGTGTACAGTTCATTTCCGGGCATTGCCGTTATTGTCAGAGCAACGATCAGCCCTTTTGCAAAATCCAAGCTAAATACCAGAACACCATACCTTGGACCGAGAACTCGAGCAGCATTACGTGCGCCCGCGCTGCCACTACCCATATCACGAACGTCGCGACCGGTTCGCCAATAAGTAAGGTAATAGCCGGCTACCGCGGAGCCGACTACATATGAGAAAACAGCAACAACAAAAGCAGTGATTGCCGTTTGCATTTACTTGTTCACAAGAGTTGAGTACCGAAGTTTAAACAATGGAAGTTGGTTACCAGCCTTTCGTTTTGCCGCAAACGTTGCGGACGCGAATACCTCAACCCGCTAAGCGGTGAGGGTAATCAGGAACATGCCCCAAGGTCTCGGCGCGTCTCCGCACCGCATGCCGTAGTCCAGGTAACCCATGGGCCGAATTGCATTTTTTCCAGAGCCTACTGTTTCAATTGATCACTATGCGCCATGGCTCCCCATCACCGTCGCAGCGATCGTGATCAAGCTCAAGATCAAATAACCCCAGCGGACCGCCTGAATCCGCAGCATGGTTCTGCGCGGATATCGTTTTTGTAAAACCAAAGTGTACCGCAAAGTCAAAATATTTTCCGCAACCGTGGCGACCGCCCCTAAGTCCCCAACAGGCGCTGGAAACGCACCAGCTTGACATGCAACCCAATGGTTGCATATAATTGCCACGTGGTTATGGACGAAGACAAAGTGTTCAAGGCCCTCGCCGATCCCAGCCGCAGGCAGTTGCTCGACCGGCTGCGCAGGAAGAACGGGCTGACGCTAGGCGAGCTTTGCAATGAGCACGAGATGAGTCGTCAGGCGGTAACCAAGCATCTTGTTTTGCTGGAGGCGGCGAATCTCGTCGTCACGGTGAAACGGGGGCGCGAAAAGTTGCATTACCTCAATCCAGTGCCGATCAACGAGATTTACATGCGTTGGATCGGCAAGTTTGAACAACCAAGGGTTCAAGCGCTGTATAACCTTAAACAAGCCTTAAAGGAGCACGATCATGACTAAGCCTGAATTTATCTACACCACTTATATCAAGACCACACCGGAAAAACTGTGGGCCGTTATTACCAACCCCGAGTTTACTCGCCAATACTGGGGCAAAGACAATGTTTCCGACTGGAAGAAAGGCTCCAAATGGCAATCTTTCACCATAGATGACAGTCGCACAGTCGTAATTGCTGGAGAAGTGTTGGAAAGCGTACCGGCCAAACGTCTGGTGTTGACCTGGGCCAGTCCCGACGATGCGGCAGACGTTTCCCAGGTCACTTTCGAAATCGAGCCTGTCGGGAATATGGTACGCCTCATTGTCATACATGGTAACTTCACGAAAGATTCAAATATGGCAAGCCGGGTCGCCGCGGGATGGCCGCTCGTGCTCTCCAGCATGAAATCCTTCCTGGAAACCGGCAAGGCGCTCGATATTTGGGCCGGAAAAGAATCGGGCTGTGCGACACTCGTCGCCAAAGGAGTAGCCGCATGATAACTGTCGCGAGAACACGCGAATGCCCGGCCTTATAAGACGTTCGTGAGCTCGGGCTACGTTCCCGTCAACGGCCTCGAGATGTATTGCGAGATTCACGGCAATGGAAACCTTCGGAGCGCGCTGGACGGGGAGCGGAACTTATGTTCTTATTCGAGATACTAATTATTTACTCCGTCGTCGTAAGGAGGAGCCGACATGACGCGTTTCTTGCTTATGATCATATCCCTGCTGTTCGCCGCGATCGCGTGGGCCGGGGACGTCGAAGTCTCAGGCGCCTGGATCCGGCAACTGCCCGCGGGCGCACCCGCGGGCGGCTATTTCGCTTTGCGCAACCCCGGCCCGCAGGCGACGGCACTGGTAGGCGCGAGTTCGCCAGATTACGGCATGGTTATGATGCACAAAACGGTGGAACAGGGCGGAGTGGCAAAAATGATCGACGTAGACAAGATCGAATTGCCGCCCGGCGGCAAGGTCGCGTTTCACCCGGGCGGCTACCATTTGATGCTGATGAACCCGAAGCATCGGATCGCAGTGGGATCGACAGTACCGGTGACGCTCAATTTCTCCGATGGGCAGAAGGTCACCGCGCAGTTCGAGGTGCGCGGCCCGACCGCGAGATGATACGGACTGCTTGGTGGTCGTTCGCTTGCGCAGATGATGGACGACCTGAAGGCGGCTGTTAGCTTTCTTCTACCTTGGGAGTTCTCTCCCTCGGCGCTCGTCCTGTGCGCGGGAGTTGTCTTGCTTTACGCGCGCGGGCTGATGGACCAGCCGCTGAAAGAGCGGCCCGGACTTGGCCGCAGGCTCGCGTTCATCGGTGGCTGGGCGGCGATTTATTTCGTGATGCAAACGCGCTGGGACTATTTTTCTCAGCATATGTTTTTCATGCATCGCATCCAGCACCTAGTCCTGCATCATATCGGTCCCTTCCTCGTGGTGTTCGCGCAACCGCTGCCGGTGCTTGCCCGCGGCTTGCCTTTCGGAATGGCCGGCCGCGTGTTCCGGCCGTTGTGC
Encoded here:
- a CDS encoding alkaline phosphatase family protein — encoded protein: MIICGHAYGEEQATPAIGQVPRPDHIVIVIEENKSYGQIIGNKAAKYLNQLARDGALFDNSFAITHPSQPNYLALFSGSTHDVTNNECPVNVTGDNLANELRKKGLSFGMYAEAIPSVGYEGCFAANDLYARKHNPAVNWQGKNLPPDENMPFDMFPSDFSKLPTVSMVIPNQINNMHDGRTISEKITRGDVWLSNNLNSYVRWAQRHNSLLIITWDEDDGWSNNHIPTIFAGPMTKAGTYHERIDHYDVLRTIED
- a CDS encoding NAD(P)-dependent oxidoreductase, with the protein product MTKSIGFIGLGQMGEPMARNILKGGFKVCVYNRTLAKTESLAREGAQVAKRPAGVVVPGGMVVTMLANDAALEEVVLGTNGIVKVLGKGGVHISMSTISPETARKLATAHEQNGSLYLAAPVFGRPEAAADRKLWICVSGPKAAYATATPVLQALGQGVHYFGEDPGAANVVKLAGNFLIASAIEALAEALALGQKNHVDRGALAGFFAQTIFACPIYVNYGRIIAEERYTPPGFKLALGLKDIGLALNTAQASQVPMPLASLLRDRLLASSAQGRQDMDWTAIALAVSENAGLK
- a CDS encoding protein-L-isoaspartate(D-aspartate) O-methyltransferase, whose product is MEKQQFDSLRQQMIAEVVAETVFLTSQLGKAALNARVIEVMSKIPRHEFVPLELQPYAYLNRPLPIGYDKTISQPFIVALMTDLLEPQPGDSVLEVGAGVGYQAAILSELVKHVYGIELIDELARNARRRLQRLGYHNIEVHIGNGYYGWPDHAPFDKIMVTAAPDLIPPPLIAQLKPGGKMVIPTGIPDNQQLVLVEKAESGKLVTTEILPVRFSPLDESGDTAGTLSS
- a CDS encoding mechanosensitive ion channel family protein — encoded protein: MSEELATLEHAKRTAMDLAIQFGPRALVAAAIIVVGVFAGRWTGTIVDNGLKKLSLEPPVRELLVRIVRIFVLVLFAIMALQNLGVELLPLIAGLGVAGAGVALAMQGVLGNMVAGLTIIFTRPFRVGEYISIAGEEGQVEKISLFSTVLSHPDLSQVIIPNRKIVGEVLHNYGKIRQLDILVGVAYDTDLNKALSVIGEILQNNPRILKEPAPIIAVSAFAQSSINISVKPWANVPDYYAAGAELKKTIVETFRSRNIVIPFPQHEVRVLGSAA
- a CDS encoding mismatch-specific DNA-glycosylase codes for the protein MQTLDDYLRPNLDIISIGLNPSVYSVKSGFYFARPQNRFWQAFNASRLAEQELTPGKTAMTILLRDHGIGFTDLVKRPTSGAAQIKPADFRKWAPLLRDKLIHHQPRIAWFHGKMAYRNYLLYAEGRKINFTWGQQVAVIGRSAVFVTPNPSPANAVFSLAELIKWYSRLKTLRDELCRNANLK
- a CDS encoding DUF5996 family protein — encoded protein: MVSFVADKPECWPALALDSWKDTCATLHMWTQIVGKVRLGLTPLINHWWNVPLYVTAQGLTTSRIPYGERSFELCFDFRRHQLVLETSDGVLKTLPLAPRAVADFYQEFMKMLRSVGIEVKIWHMPVEIPDPIPFDQDRLHASYDAVSVEKFWRILLSVDAVFGRFRSGFIGKCSPVHFFWGSFDLAVSRFSGRRAPEKPGADAMTREAYSHEVSSVGFWPGSGDIKDAAFYSYTVPEPQGFKEARVRPDAAFYHKQLGEFILMYEEVRKAESPSASLLDFCQSTYDAGASLGNWDRKGLERPRAGARG
- a CDS encoding aminotransferase class V-fold PLP-dependent enzyme, with the translated sequence MKNKTAHLEFGSAKAPDEFDQIYRLNHQTFTGEIPQHPPKDDGRLIDRFHSENEYVICKDGPNVVGMIAVRAVRPFSLDEKLPDLDRYIPPNRSVCELRLLAVQKGYRHKHVLPGLFRELLNVCRKRNLDYALISGSTRQIRLYLHLGFVPFGPLIGKPGAFFQPMGIAIEGLKVAWLESQDEAPIADTDNSYKCMLPSLAQVHPDVIRAAATSLQPHRSPEVVAVLENCRERLIKIARAEVVQVMLGSGTLANDAIAQQLRFIEGQGVVLSNGEFGDRLIDHAKRANLKFSAYKIKWGETFDFESVARQVSGNKKLHWIWMVHCETSTGILNDLTKFSRLAKKLGANPILDCVSSFCNVEVDLRDVTFASAVSGKGLAALPGLAFVFHKEGVLHSGGAIPRYLDLALYAANESIPFTHSSTLIQALATALDHFNEKNLERQIVLSSTIRKALISEGFKVIGDGADSAPFVVTIALPPELDSVEIGQKMSNKYFRIGYLSRYLRERNWIQLAWMGEIGIGDALSAVTSLQTLCALKRDPAGQIGTTRGSTKARDESHLKYPNVTPGV
- a CDS encoding glycerol-3-phosphate acyltransferase, encoding MQTAITAFVVAVFSYVVGSAVAGYYLTYWRTGRDVRDMGSGSAGARNAARVLGPRYGVLVFSLDFAKGLIVALTITAMPGNELYTGVAATAVVMGHVWPAQLRFDGGRGVAPAAGALMVWQPAVLAVVALAYLVSRILIQKIEKSALIAFGSGILLSPMLVNSARATAFCVAILAILSWTHRHGLFQGDGRSGQGGT
- a CDS encoding helix-turn-helix domain-containing protein; translation: MDEDKVFKALADPSRRQLLDRLRRKNGLTLGELCNEHEMSRQAVTKHLVLLEAANLVVTVKRGREKLHYLNPVPINEIYMRWIGKFEQPRVQALYNLKQALKEHDHD
- a CDS encoding SRPBCC family protein; translated protein: MTKPEFIYTTYIKTTPEKLWAVITNPEFTRQYWGKDNVSDWKKGSKWQSFTIDDSRTVVIAGEVLESVPAKRLVLTWASPDDAADVSQVTFEIEPVGNMVRLIVIHGNFTKDSNMASRVAAGWPLVLSSMKSFLETGKALDIWAGKESGCATLVAKGVAA
- a CDS encoding copper chaperone PCu(A)C; amino-acid sequence: MTRFLLMIISLLFAAIAWAGDVEVSGAWIRQLPAGAPAGGYFALRNPGPQATALVGASSPDYGMVMMHKTVEQGGVAKMIDVDKIELPPGGKVAFHPGGYHLMLMNPKHRIAVGSTVPVTLNFSDGQKVTAQFEVRGPTAR